In Bacillus sp. S3, the sequence CCTTCCAGCCATGACCGTAAATATTAGACGCAGAAACTGATTTCTCCCCATTTTCAAAAGCGCTCATAATGCCCGGTATTTCTTTATCAACATCGATGGCCCAGCCATAGCCTTTACCTTTCACCGATATCACCGAACCTGAATGGGTCATGAAGGTGAAGTCCTTATTTAATGTGGATTGGGAATTGTTAATTTCAGCAATCTTATTCTTAATATCACCGGCATCATCAAGCTTAATCTGCAAATCTTTTGAAATAGAAGCATTTTTAATTAATTCACCCGCGTTTAACGTAAACACTTTATCCTGTACCTGATAATCGACGGTCTGTGCAAGAAATTCCTCCAGCTTTTTCTGTTGATTTTTAATAAACTCGCTGTCTTCTTTAATTGGCTGTATGTATGCTGGATTGAGGCGGATTTCACTAATATATTCTTGCTGTTTTTCGTAATCATTCAATAGACTAGCGACATCATACTGCTCTCCGCTAATGCTGTTAGTGACAACAATTTTGCCTTGTTCCAAACGAACCATCGCATCTTGTGGCGCTTTTAAACTTTGATTCATGGCTAACAGCTTTTCTTCTACCTGTTTTTTCAATGTCTGGTTTCGATACTGGTCCTGATTGCTTGGCATGATTGAATAATCTTTAACCTTTGAAGAAGGAAAAAAAGTCCGCTGGCTCTTTAATAATTTTTTGACGTCGGGCAGGTCCTCATCCGAAAATACCATCTTTGTATCGTTTCCATCTAAAATTTGCTGTTCTCCGATGTAGACAACATTTTTTAATACGGTTGCTTTTAATTTTTTTAGCGCCTGATCAGCAGTCATTCCACCGACTTTGATGCCATTAATCTTGATTTGTGAATTAAAATGGTTTGCCTGATAATAGCTGCCTGCTGCAATGAAAAGCACGATAATAAGAATGATCCCTGCTGTAATAAACTTCCAGTTTGCATGCCATTTAGCTGAATTTACATGTTGTTTCTCCATTTCTTGAACATTTACCGTGCTTTCCATTAAGTTACCCCCTATACTGACCTTCTGTCCTAAACATCTTAGCCATTAGCAATTGATATTGTAATTTTGGTTACCACTGTTTAGAAAAATGTAATTTATACTACTATTCTACAAAATGTCAGATTCGAACATTGTCGGTTTTTGGGCAGGATTAAACTTTATGTATATAAAAAAGGGCAGCCGGAAAATCGGCAGCCCTCTTGCTTTATTAACAGATTTATTAAGATGTCTTTTTGATGAATCTAAGAAATTTTCAATTGGTGCGGGAGGTTTCCCCCTAGGCACCTAATCTTAAATTCCGTTTTATTTCCCCATGATTTCTTGTATTTCTTGGTGATTCATAAGAATTTCATTGCCATAATAATAACTGATGGATAGTACAATGATCAGACCAATATAAATGAGAAATAATTGCATTTTTGTTGCTTTGCTTGTTTTATAATAGCTTTCCGTTATCTGTACTTGTTTTTTATAATCGAGTAATTTTTCTTCCAATCTGTTGAGGATATTTTCTATAACCTGTTGATTATGATGAAGGTCATCTTCATTCCATACTGGGACACCCGATAATTGTTGAAGGTAGCGATCCTTTTTCATTTGTTCAATTTCTGTATTCAGTGTATATAATATTTTAGTAATTTCCTGGTTTGAAACTTTCTGTTTTGCCTTGCTGGTCATTTCTTGAACGAAATCTAAATCATTTGATCCTTGCTTTATTTTACCTATCAAATGCTCCAGTTCTTGTACTTCCATTTTATTGTCATGCAGACCTTTTTGTTTTTTATATATTTTGTACCATTCTATTCCGCCCATGATGACAATGATAAATCCTATAAAAATATGTTTTATTATTGAAAACGCCAATAAAAGGATGATGCCTAACCCCCATAGTTTCGTACTGATTCCCGCAACGATTCTCCCGCCGTCCAATGGGGTGATTGGGATTAAATTAAATAAATTGATCATTCCTCCCAAAATAATCAGAAGTGCCCAAAAAGGTTCATGTGTAAAATAATACAATGGAATCGCAGGCAAGAAGGATAACAACCCGAATAACGGACCCATGTATGCTACGAATCCTTCATCCTTTGCATTTTTAG encodes:
- a CDS encoding L,D-transpeptidase encodes the protein MESTVNVQEMEKQHVNSAKWHANWKFITAGIILIIVLFIAAGSYYQANHFNSQIKINGIKVGGMTADQALKKLKATVLKNVVYIGEQQILDGNDTKMVFSDEDLPDVKKLLKSQRTFFPSSKVKDYSIMPSNQDQYRNQTLKKQVEEKLLAMNQSLKAPQDAMVRLEQGKIVVTNSISGEQYDVASLLNDYEKQQEYISEIRLNPAYIQPIKEDSEFIKNQQKKLEEFLAQTVDYQVQDKVFTLNAGELIKNASISKDLQIKLDDAGDIKNKIAEINNSQSTLNKDFTFMTHSGSVISVKGKGYGWAIDVDKEIPGIMSAFENGEKSVSASNIYGHGWKGEGYGYDTIVNNGIGDTYAEVSIAEQRIWIYKNGKLVVTTNVVTGNHSTGHDTSPGVWYILYKQTPSVLTGRENGKITYQVDVNYWAPFTNDGQGFHDASWRGNWASNAYLSAGSHGCVNTPPSIMKTVYDNLSTYDPVVVY
- a CDS encoding site-2 protease family protein gives rise to the protein MSKTNVTSSKKTYWGILTAIGAFLFGKLKFVLVIFKFLKLQTLVSMFIYLGTYALFFGWKFAIAVVYLLFVHEMGHLYAAKRIKLPVSPAVFIPFVGAVIGLKEMPKNAKDEGFVAYMGPLFGLLSFLPAIPLYYFTHEPFWALLIILGGMINLFNLIPITPLDGGRIVAGISTKLWGLGIILLLAFSIIKHIFIGFIIVIMGGIEWYKIYKKQKGLHDNKMEVQELEHLIGKIKQGSNDLDFVQEMTSKAKQKVSNQEITKILYTLNTEIEQMKKDRYLQQLSGVPVWNEDDLHHNQQVIENILNRLEEKLLDYKKQVQITESYYKTSKATKMQLFLIYIGLIIVLSISYYYGNEILMNHQEIQEIMGK